The genomic stretch GGATGCCAAAAGGGGGGagggattaaatgtcatggtataaggattaaaatgtactacaagaggattaataacggcggaAAAATCTGTAGATGACATGGTGTAATTCACAAGTATGACCTGGCACGTCCAGCGATTTATTGCATATGAGCAACACTGTGGCGTCCCACCATATCTCGGCCTAATTCTGCGAGGGTGGCTACAATGTCTGCTAGAACGGCAGTGTGCAAGAAGATCGTAGGCGCCGACTGCGCGGGGACTTCGGGGCTTGGGTCCCAAGCCCGATTGAACCATTTGAGGCTTCTGCACGGCCACGAAGAGCTCGCCCGCAAATTCAACCTTGATGCCATTGTAGACGAGTTCATAAGACGGTCCACGATGCGAAGGAACACATTTTTCACCACGGCGTAGGAATTGTTCCCAACCTCATTTCGTTTCACTCATGACTTCAGTGTAGAAATCGAATAAAAATTgccacacgcacacacattagTCTCTTCTCTAGTCTTTCTAGGGACAGTTAGTGCAACCTACCTGCGACAactacatatatttttttctggttcATGTCAATCAGACACAGGGCACTGTAAGTTTTGGAATGACGGTGCTCGAAGTGCGTAACAAAAATACTAGAAAACATATCTAAGAGAATTTTACCAGCGCGGTAGTTAGAAATTTCGCGCACGGCAAAAGTAAAGTCGTAAAAGGCACCCTACaagaggggaaaaaatagcaggagctctttggctgcacgtatagcatatgtttgtaagtcaaacgtcgccatgccagtactgggcaGCTGTTTAGAGAAAGTTTATTTCAAATGCAACAAGATTACATTATACACAATCGAGTGACACCATCTGGCTGCACAGCCTTGTTAATGCAGGACGTTATGAATCACATAGCTCGCTTTACAGGTGTGACTATACCATTACTTACATGAATGACACCACAATCAAGCCACGCAGAACTAAACTCCCGTTCACCTATGCCATAATATAACATAGTAAGGTTGGCAACAATGTATTCGCGAGTTCTAAAACCGAGAGCTTGCAACGGTACAAAGGTTCGGCCGCTAGTCGGCGAATGCGATCATGCGGTGTGTTAACTCTATTGTAGTCACCATCAAAGAGTGACACCACAGGAACGCCTAGACTACGACTGAGGTGCAGCCAGAACAATCGTGCCACACGGCAGGGTCCAAAAATATGGCGAGTTGTCTCAGGATGGTCACACATGTTACGCAAGCGGGCTAAATGGTGAAGGAAAGTTTAGGaggatgagtacacaatcttctgtggctcatctcatagagtcaacaatacacaCGTGGTAGGTCCTGGTATGTCACAAACATGAAGTCGATCGCGTGAAGGCAAAATCTCCTATGCGATTTTTCAGCCGAGGTCTCGTGGTCTCTCGAGGAGCCATCCATAGGTCAAACGAGAAAATCGGAAACCCACGCGTTCCGAACGTCTTCGCGCGTCTCCCTCCGACCAAGCAAAAGCTTCGCTAACACGAATAGGAGACCTCTGGCGGATCTCAACTGGACCTAACAGTTCAGCCAGTCTTCGGAACAGCAGTACTGCTATCACACATAGGCGGTGAGGACTACGACATACCCTGTACTGTGCATCGTCGGTAAAATCTCACGTAAGAGGACGCTAAACCAGTAGacgctgtttcggccttcttgggcctcatcagcagtacgcaggcagccaacgtttgagcggatggcgtcagaaggtaacgtgatgcctcccgtcagggtgccttaagacaccactgaaagcccagtgcaaagccagtcaaatgtataaggggaaaaaatagcaggagctctttggctgcacgtatacaTGGGTTTCACGTGACGTAAgattctctctttctctcctttttccctctttcaTTTCCTCCGCGACGCCATTTTGTTGGGCCGGCTGCCGTGGAGTGAGCGTGGTTGAACGTACTTGTCTCGTTATCGTCGTTCTGTGTTTCGGACATCGGAGCTATCCATTTATCCATGCGTGTTGTACGTCGATCTTCTAATGTCACAAGATCAAGCAGCAACGCGCGCCTTCAATGCTGGCTATTTTAGCCAAACTGTCGGGTCTATCCGGTCACTATATGCCGACAAGATAGAAATGTGCAACGGGGTCGACCCGTGCGAGCTTCGAGAAGGAGTGGACGTTAGAACAGACGTGAATCTATTGCCTGATGTGTCGTATGAGGACATTGTGAACTATTTAGTGTTGGCTACGAGCTCTGTCACGCTGGAACAAATGAAAGCCTACACATCGCTGGAATCGCACAATTATTTCACAAGCGGATGGGTTAGTGGCCTGTCAACAACAAGACCTGCGTATGATAGATGCCTAATCCTCAGCAAAGTAAGTACATCACCAGAATGCTTGCTGTGCGTTTGCTTGTTCATATGTTCGTTCAGGTTTTATGTGATTGGATAGGCCGTATGATGAACAATGCTGTGCAGGTATGCTTTGTTTATCACTAACATATCACTGTCCACTGCAGGTGAATCACTCCCAGAGACTTCGAGATGTCCCGCTGAAAGTCTGGATTTTGTGTCGTGACAGCGGAGAAGTGCTGACTGCACACTGCACATGCATGGCTGGGGCCGGTGAGACATGTTCTCATGTGGGTGCTACTTTGTTTGCCACTGAAGCACATGTGCGAATCAGAAAGAATACAACCTGCACCGGAAAGGAAAATTCTTGGCTTCCGCCATCCATGAAGAGCGTCGAGTACAAGAAAATCCGAGACATTGATTTCAGTTCATCAAAAACAAAGATGCGCAAAGTCGACCAAATCTTGCAGGACCACAATGAAAGTCCTTCTAGCAACAAATTCGAACTGCAACACGCGGAAAGGTCTGCTGTCAATTCCCCAGCAGCCAGCGAACTGGACGCTTTTTACAATGCTCTACAGGCAGCAAATTGCACTCCTACAATCTTTTCGGTACTCCCTGGATACAACAGTGGATTTCGCACAATACAGGCACGGGAGCCGGTTAATCTACGGACTCTGTATGACGAATCTGCTCTGTGTGCTTCATTAGCTGAGCTGAAACAGAAAGCAGAAGCATTCATGCTTACTTTTACAGTGACTGAGCACATGGTGACACATTGTGGAGTGCTTGACAAGAAGACAAGCTCAGTGCTCAAAATGGTTTATGTACAGGGCAGGGCGGATAACTGCGTCAATGGTAAAGCCTGTGGTCTCATCAAGTGTGTCGAACCCATCGGTAAGCCTACTAAAGCGTATCTCTTATCCCGAACAAAACCAGTTTCATGCAGCAAGTACACAGTGGGGTCAGGACCATGAGCATGATGCACGGAAGGCCTACGTGAACTGTCAGAGGGCTCATCATTGTAATTTTGCGTGTACTGTGTCCGGTCTGTTTCTAAACAAAGAACACCCCTTTATTGCAGCTACCCCTGATGCCCTTGTGAATTGCAACTGCTGTGGGAAAGGCACTGCTGAATTTAAATGTccttgagagaactgatgttctgaggctggaacaacatagaaaggacaaatacatacaaagcctcaaattgcctaagaaattaacgatgaaagaagaaagt from Ornithodoros turicata isolate Travis chromosome 4, ASM3712646v1, whole genome shotgun sequence encodes the following:
- the LOC135393203 gene encoding uncharacterized protein LOC135393203, producing the protein MSQDQAATRAFNAGYFSQTVGSIRSLYADKIEMCNGVDPCELREGVDVRTDVNLLPDVSYEDIVNYLVLATSSVTLEQMKAYTSLESHNYFTSGWVSGLSTTRPAYDRCLILSKVNHSQRLRDVPLKVWILCRDSGEVLTAHCTCMAGAGETCSHVGATLFATEAHVRIRKNTTCTGKENSWLPPSMKSVEYKKIRDIDFSSSKTKMRKVDQILQDHNESPSSNKFELQHAERSAVNSPAASELDAFYNALQAANCTPTIFSVLPGYNSGFRTIQAREPVNLRTLYDESALCASLAELKQKAEAFMLTFTVTEHMVTHCGVLDKKTSSVLKMVYVQGRADNCVNGKACGLIKCVEPIGKPTKAYLLSRTKPVSCSKYTVGSGP